The Brevundimonas sp. SORGH_AS_0993 genome segment GATTGGGCTTGGACCCGTCCATCGCGGTGAGTTTGTCGGCGATGGTCTGGCCGGCGAAGGCGTGGGCCCAGTTGGCGCAGGACAGCTTGGCCCGGCCGGCGCCCGAATCCCGCGCGGCGTTCATGCGGCGCAGGTAGTCGGCGCGGGTCGCGCGGCTCTTTTCGACGATGCGGGCCGTGACCGCGGCTACGGTGGGATGAAGCGCCATGTCAGCCTTCCTCCGTCCACAAGACTTCAAGGGGAACGCCGGCGGCGATCAGGGCGGCGATGGGCTGGGTCTTCGGATCGCCTTGGGTCTGTTCCTCGAAGACGCGGCGTTTGGCTGCGCCCTTCAGGCCCAGGATCACCCGGCCGGCGGACATCAGATAGGGCAGGTTGATCGACAGGCGTTCGAGGGTCGGCGCCGCGCCGTCGCGGCCGTGCGGCACGCCGAGAACCGTCGGCTTCAGGGTGGGCGTCAGCAGGGTCTTCAGCGTCGGGCTTTCGGGGAACATGGAACAGATATGGCCATCCTCTCCCATGCCGAGAAGGACGGCGTCGAAACGCCCGCCCGCCTGGGCCAGCGCATGGGCGGCCACAATGGCGGCGCGGTCCACCGTGACCTCGGGCGTGTAGAGGGGAATGAAGCGGGCGGCGGCCGCCTTGTCTTGCAACAGGACGTCTCGGATCAGCCGGGCGTTGGATTCCGGCGCGCTTTCGGGGACGTAGCGTTCGTCCACCAGAGTGACGGCGACCTTCGCCCAGTCCAGATCGGTCGCGGCGAGGCGGCGATAGACGGGGGCGGGGGTCGAACCGCCAGGACCGGCGAAGACGGCGCAGCCCTTGTCGGCCAGCGCGGCGCCCAGGGTCTCGGCCAGGCGCGCGGCGATGGCCTCGGCCCAGGCGTCGACGGTGGGGAAGGTTTCGATCACGGCTTCAGACATCCGTCGTGTTCCACTCGCGGCCCGTGCGCATCATCAGCATGTCGGCGCTGTCGGGGCCCCAGGTGCCGGCGACATATTCGTCGGGCTTGTGACCGGACTCGGCCCAGGCATCGGCGACTTCGTCCACCCATTTCCACGCCTGTTCGGCTTCGTCTCGGCGGACGAACAAGGTGGAGTCGCCATGCATGGCGTCCAGCAGCAGGCGCTCATAGGCGATGCGACGACGCGGCGGGGCGGCGGATTTGCCGTCGACCCCCCAGGACAGGCTCATGGTGATGGGCTGCAACTGCATCCGCTTGTCCAGGCCGGGGCGCTTGTTCATCACCGTAAGGGAGATGTCCTCCTCGGGCTGAAGCTCGATGATCATGCGGTTGGCCGGGGCCTCGCCATCTTCATTGTCGAAGATGGAGTGGGGCACGGGCTTGAACTGGATGACGATCTCGGTGCGCTTCTCGGGCAGACGCTTGCCGGTCCGCATGAAGAAGGGCACGCCCGCCCAGCGCCAGTTGTCGATGTCGGCGCGGATGGCGACGAAGGTTTCGGTGTCGGACGGCTGGCCGCGTTCCTCGTCATAGCCCTTGACCGGCTTGCCTTCGCTGACGCCCGCCACATACTGGCCGCGCACGGTGACACGTTCGGCGTCCTCCGGCGTGATCGGGCGCAGGGACCGCAGCACCTTGACCTTTTCGTTGCGCAGGGACTCGGGGTCCAGGTCGCTGGGCGGCTCCATGGCCACGAGGCACAGTAGCTGGAGCATGTGATTCTGCAGCATGTCGCGCAGGGCGCCGTACTCGTCGTAATAGGGCCAGCGGTCGCCGACCCCCACGGTCTCGCCGATGGTGATCTGGACGTGGTCGATCGTCAGATTGTTCCACAGCGGCTCGAAGATGGTGTTGCCGAAACGCAGGGCCGTCAGGTTCTGGACCGTCTCCTTGCCCAGATAGTGGTCGATGCGGAACACCTGGTCCTCGCGGAAGGCGTGGGCCACGGCGTCGTCGATCTCTCGGAAGGACTTCAGATCGCGGCCGACCGGCTTCTCCAGCACGATGCGGCAGTTGCGCTCGGCCAAGCCCGCGGCCTTCATCGCCGTGACGATGCGGCCGTAAAGAGACGGCGAGACTGCCAGGAAGGAGGTGACTTCGCCGTCGCCCACCTTGTCCTTGAGCGGCCTCAGACTGTCGGCCGAGGTGGCGTCCACCGCCAGATAGTCGAGTCGGGCCTTCATCTTGGCCCAGGAATGATCGTCCCACGCCTTGTCCGCCTCGGCTCGGGCCTTCACCGCCTCATGCACCTTGGCGATGTATTCCTCGGCCGTCTCCTCGGACCGGGCTGCGCCGATGATCTTCAGCCCGTCGGGCAGCAGGCCGTCGTGTTCGAGAAAATAGAGCGAAGGCAGCAGCATCCGCATCGCCAGATCGCCGCCGCCGCCGAACAGAATGAGAGCCGCCATGAATTTCCCTCGATCATCCCATTGGCTGGGACGTACGCCTTTACGGTCTAGCCGCCGCCTTTGCCCGCTTCCGCGCGCGAGGCCAACACGTCCAGCACGTCTTGAAACACCATGTTACGGGCATGGAGAAGGACGAGCAGGTGATAGATCAAATCCGCGGCCTCGCTGGCGAGTTCCTCGTCAGGGCCGGCGACCCCGGCCAACGCGGTCTCCACCCCTTCTTCGCCCACCTTTTGGGCGATGCGTTTGGGCCCCTGGGCGATCAGCCTGGCGGTCCAGCTTTCGGACGGATCGGCGGCAGCGCGTTCGGCTATGGTGCGTTCCAGCCGGGCGATCCGGCCAAGACCCGGCGCGTCGGCCTCGCCGAAACAGCTGGTGCGATGCAGATGGCAGGCGTCGCCGACCGGATTGACCGCCAGAACCAGGGCGTCGGCGTCGCAGTCGGGCGTAATGGAGACGACATGCAGCCGGTCGCCCGAGGTCTCGCCCTTCCTCCACCGCCCGCCGCGCGAGCGCGAGAAGAAGGTGGCCTCGCCCGACTGGATCGTCTCCTCCAGGGCCGCGCGATCCATATAGGCCAAGGTCAGAACCTGAAGCGTGGCTGCGTCCTGGACCACGACGGGGACCAGGCCGTTCCCTTTCGCGAAATCGATGGTGGCGGGGTCGATCATTTGTTTCCGTTCGTCCCCGCGAAAGCGGAGACCCAGTTCTGTGGTGTGACGGGTCTTGAATAGGGCTCTGTGCACGAAGCGCGACGATTATCGCCCAAAGCGCCGGCTCCCGGCTTTCGGGGGGACGAGCGGGTGAAAAACGTCACAGTCTCATCTCCAGGCCCTGATCGGCCAGGTATCGCTTCAGGTCGGGAATGGCGATGGCGCCGGTATGAAAGACGCTGGCGGCCAGGGCCCCCGATACGTCGGCCTGGTCGAAGACGTCGCGGAAATGCTCGGGCGCGCCGGCGCCGCCCGAGGCGATGAGGGGGATGGTCAGGCGCGCGCGGGCCGCTGACAGCTGTTCCAGATCATAGCCGCGCCGCACCCCGTCCTGGTCGATGCAGTTCAGCACGATCTCGCCGGCGCCCAGCCCTTGCGCCTGATCCAGCCAGTCCAGGGTGCGTTTGCCGGCGCGGCGGCGGGCTTCAGGGTCGCCGGTGTATTTGTGGACGACCCAGTCGCCGTCTTCGAACCGACTGTCGACGCCGACGACGACGCACTGGCTGCCCAGCCGTTCGGCCATCTCCGCGATCAGTTCGGGTCGTTCCAGGGCGGGGGAGTTGATCGACACCTTGTCCGCCCCGTGATCCAGGCAGCGCGCGGCCTGCTCCACGCTGCGGATGCCGCCGGCGACGCAGAAGGGGATGTCCAGCAGGCGGGCGATGTCCCGGATCCAGCCATAGTCCAGGGTCCGGCCCTCGGGGCTGGCGGCGATGTCGTAGAAGACCAGTTCGTCGGCGCCCGCGTCCCGGTAACGGGCCGCCAGATCGGCGGCGTCGCCCATGTCTGTGTGGCCGATGAACTTCACGCCCTTAACCACCCGGCCGTCCTTGACGTCCAGGCAGGGGATTATCCGCCGGGCGGTCATTGGAACACCCCCCTGTCTGAAGAACGGGCGGTCATGCCGCCGCCGCTATGGCTTGCGGCAAGGTGAATTGGTTTTCGTAGAGCGCCCGGCCGACGATGGCGCCATGGCAGCCCAGGGCCTTGATCGCCGCAAGATCGTCCAGGGACGACACCCCCCCCGAAGCCTGAAGCACCAGATCGGGGCGGCGCTGGCGGATCTCGGCCAGCAGGTCCAGGTTCGGGCCGGTCAGGGCGCCGTCGCGGCCCACGTCCGTGACCAGCAGGTGTTTGGCTGTCCCCTTGGGATAGCGATCCAGCGCCTCCCACAGTGTAATGCCCGACGACTGGGTCCAGCCCTTCAGGGCCGGAACGGGGACGCCGTTCTCGATCTTGACGTCCAGGGCCAGGGTGATGCGTTCAGGGCCAAAACCTTTCAGCCAAGCGGAGACATCGTTCGGCTGGGTCACGGCCAGGGAGCCGATCACGACGCGAGACACGCCCGCCTCCAATAGCTTGGCCACGTCGTTGGCGCTGCGGACGCCGCCGCCGGACTGAATCTTGACCTCGATGGCCTGCGTCAGTTCGCTGATCAGGGCGTGTTGCATGGCCTCGCCCGCCTCCGCCCCGTCCAGGTCGACAATGTGAATCCACTCGGCGCCCTCGGCCACGAAGGCGCTGAGGCGGGCGGCCGGCTGGTCGTCGTATCGCGTGACCTGGTCGAAATCGCCGTGCATCAGGCGCACGCAGACGCCGTCCTTCAGGTCGATGGCGGGGTAAATCAGCATGGCAGGCTCAGAAAGTTCTTGAGGATGGTCGCCCCGGCCTCGGCCGAGCGCTCGGGGTGGAACTGGCAGCCCCAACGGTTGGCGGACCGGACCACGGCCGGGACGACGCCGCCATAGTCGGCGCGGGCCAGGGTGGCGGGCCCGTCGGGGCAGACATAGCCGTGGACGAAATAGGCGTAGGCGCCGTCGGCCACGCCCTCCAGAAGCGGATCGTCGCGGTCGCGGGCCAGGCGGCTCCAACCCATGTGCGGCACGGGCAGGGGGTCGGACGGCTCCAGCCGGGCTACGGCGCCGGGAATGAAGCCCAGCAGATCGACGCCCTCACCTTCCTGGCTGGTTTCGAACAGCAGTTGCTGGCCCAGGCAGACGCCAAGAAGCGGGCGCGGGAAGGCGCGGATCGGCTCGCCCAGCCCCAGTTCGGACAGCCGCGACATGGCGTAGCCGGCGGCGCCGACACCGGGCAGGATGACCCGTTCGGCCTCCGCGATCACGGCCGGATCGTCGGTCAGGCGCACGGTCGCGCCCAGACGCTCCAGCGCGAACTGGACCGAGGCGACGTTGCCGGCGCCGTAGGCGATGACGACGACCTCGGTCATTTGGGGCTGGCGGGGGGTGAGGCGTGCTAGCGAGCGAAAAGGTGAGCGAGACCGTGCGTGCGTCGCTGATTCTGCGCTCACTTCTTGCTCACTCGCACTCTTCACTGAACCGCCTCCGACGGCGAAAGCCACGCCCATCACAGCACCCCCTTCGTCGAAGGCACGGCGTCGCCCTCGATGCGGATGGCCTGGCGCAGGGCGCGGCCGAAG includes the following:
- the pgl gene encoding 6-phosphogluconolactonase produces the protein MSEAVIETFPTVDAWAEAIAARLAETLGAALADKGCAVFAGPGGSTPAPVYRRLAATDLDWAKVAVTLVDERYVPESAPESNARLIRDVLLQDKAAAARFIPLYTPEVTVDRAAIVAAHALAQAGGRFDAVLLGMGEDGHICSMFPESPTLKTLLTPTLKPTVLGVPHGRDGAAPTLERLSINLPYLMSAGRVILGLKGAAKRRVFEEQTQGDPKTQPIAALIAAGVPLEVLWTEEG
- the zwf gene encoding glucose-6-phosphate dehydrogenase; protein product: MAALILFGGGGDLAMRMLLPSLYFLEHDGLLPDGLKIIGAARSEETAEEYIAKVHEAVKARAEADKAWDDHSWAKMKARLDYLAVDATSADSLRPLKDKVGDGEVTSFLAVSPSLYGRIVTAMKAAGLAERNCRIVLEKPVGRDLKSFREIDDAVAHAFREDQVFRIDHYLGKETVQNLTALRFGNTIFEPLWNNLTIDHVQITIGETVGVGDRWPYYDEYGALRDMLQNHMLQLLCLVAMEPPSDLDPESLRNEKVKVLRSLRPITPEDAERVTVRGQYVAGVSEGKPVKGYDEERGQPSDTETFVAIRADIDNWRWAGVPFFMRTGKRLPEKRTEIVIQFKPVPHSIFDNEDGEAPANRMIIELQPEEDISLTVMNKRPGLDKRMQLQPITMSLSWGVDGKSAAPPRRRIAYERLLLDAMHGDSTLFVRRDEAEQAWKWVDEVADAWAESGHKPDEYVAGTWGPDSADMLMMRTGREWNTTDV
- the hisA gene encoding 1-(5-phosphoribosyl)-5-[(5-phosphoribosylamino)methylideneamino]imidazole-4-carboxamide isomerase; translation: MLIYPAIDLKDGVCVRLMHGDFDQVTRYDDQPAARLSAFVAEGAEWIHIVDLDGAEAGEAMQHALISELTQAIEVKIQSGGGVRSANDVAKLLEAGVSRVVIGSLAVTQPNDVSAWLKGFGPERITLALDVKIENGVPVPALKGWTQSSGITLWEALDRYPKGTAKHLLVTDVGRDGALTGPNLDLLAEIRQRRPDLVLQASGGVSSLDDLAAIKALGCHGAIVGRALYENQFTLPQAIAAAA
- the hisH gene encoding imidazole glycerol phosphate synthase subunit HisH; translation: MTEVVVIAYGAGNVASVQFALERLGATVRLTDDPAVIAEAERVILPGVGAAGYAMSRLSELGLGEPIRAFPRPLLGVCLGQQLLFETSQEGEGVDLLGFIPGAVARLEPSDPLPVPHMGWSRLARDRDDPLLEGVADGAYAYFVHGYVCPDGPATLARADYGGVVPAVVRSANRWGCQFHPERSAEAGATILKNFLSLPC
- the hisF gene encoding imidazole glycerol phosphate synthase subunit HisF, with translation MTARRIIPCLDVKDGRVVKGVKFIGHTDMGDAADLAARYRDAGADELVFYDIAASPEGRTLDYGWIRDIARLLDIPFCVAGGIRSVEQAARCLDHGADKVSINSPALERPELIAEMAERLGSQCVVVGVDSRFEDGDWVVHKYTGDPEARRRAGKRTLDWLDQAQGLGAGEIVLNCIDQDGVRRGYDLEQLSAARARLTIPLIASGGAGAPEHFRDVFDQADVSGALAASVFHTGAIAIPDLKRYLADQGLEMRL
- the hisIE gene encoding bifunctional phosphoribosyl-AMP cyclohydrolase/phosphoribosyl-ATP diphosphatase HisIE — encoded protein: MIDPATIDFAKGNGLVPVVVQDAATLQVLTLAYMDRAALEETIQSGEATFFSRSRGGRWRKGETSGDRLHVVSITPDCDADALVLAVNPVGDACHLHRTSCFGEADAPGLGRIARLERTIAERAAADPSESWTARLIAQGPKRIAQKVGEEGVETALAGVAGPDEELASEAADLIYHLLVLLHARNMVFQDVLDVLASRAEAGKGGG